In the genome of Streptomyces collinus, one region contains:
- a CDS encoding SDR family NAD(P)-dependent oxidoreductase has product MSSTPTAVVTGGNRGIGYAVAQELVLKGYQVVLLARDRQRGETARSALGALGGSEVALAVGDLSELSGVRSAAQALLASCPRIDVLVHNAGIWPSRLVRGEHGLEQAFVTNHLAPFALNHLLEPRLVSSRARVVQVSARLYVNGRVDLERTPTGADFHPLRTYADTKLCNLLLVPLFAQRWSAAEVRINAVHPPVVRTGLGDRAGVPGYLLKAMKMLWKPPRAGAAPVVRLALGEAASDVTGRYFHIDKETSLAPVARDVALAQQVWAQALELSSLPRTASSSGAPNVA; this is encoded by the coding sequence ATGAGCTCGACACCGACAGCCGTTGTCACAGGCGGCAACCGCGGGATTGGGTACGCCGTCGCACAGGAACTGGTGCTCAAGGGTTACCAGGTCGTCCTCCTGGCGCGCGACCGGCAGCGGGGTGAGACGGCCCGCTCGGCTCTCGGGGCCCTGGGCGGTTCGGAGGTCGCCCTCGCCGTGGGCGATCTCTCCGAGCTCTCGGGTGTCCGCTCCGCAGCGCAAGCGCTGCTCGCCTCCTGCCCTCGCATCGATGTGCTCGTCCACAATGCCGGCATCTGGCCCAGCCGCTTGGTCCGCGGCGAGCATGGTCTCGAGCAGGCCTTCGTCACCAACCACCTTGCTCCATTCGCCCTCAACCACCTCCTGGAGCCTCGACTGGTGTCCTCCCGGGCACGTGTCGTGCAGGTCAGCGCCCGTCTCTACGTCAACGGACGCGTGGACTTGGAGCGCACACCAACGGGTGCCGATTTCCACCCGCTGCGCACCTACGCGGACACCAAGCTCTGCAACCTGCTCCTGGTTCCCCTGTTCGCGCAACGCTGGAGTGCGGCCGAGGTGCGGATCAACGCTGTGCATCCCCCCGTGGTGCGTACGGGGCTGGGCGACCGTGCCGGGGTGCCCGGGTACCTGCTCAAGGCGATGAAAATGCTGTGGAAGCCGCCGCGAGCCGGAGCGGCTCCCGTCGTCCGGCTGGCTCTGGGCGAAGCCGCCTCGGACGTCACCGGACGGTACTTCCACATCGACAAGGAGACATCCCTGGCGCCCGTGGCCCGGGACGTCGCGCTGGCGCAGCAGGTCTGGGCGCAGGCGCTGGAGCTGAGCAGCCTGCCACGGACCGCCTCGTCGTCCGGAGCGCCCAATGTCGCCTAA
- a CDS encoding effector-associated constant component EACC1, with the protein MGAAFHLVEVSVSDPGELRSLREHLRRVPGVEITQIPGTPADGELGVWDVLQVVATGSGALAVAARTLPAFIRSRRSNVSVTVKATNRTVTITVDNVDDAMPIVEKALDA; encoded by the coding sequence GTGGGGGCAGCGTTCCACCTTGTTGAGGTTTCGGTGTCGGACCCGGGCGAGCTGCGGTCGCTTCGCGAGCATCTGCGCCGCGTCCCCGGGGTGGAGATCACTCAGATTCCGGGTACGCCCGCGGACGGGGAACTGGGGGTCTGGGATGTGCTCCAGGTGGTAGCCACTGGCAGCGGGGCGCTCGCGGTGGCAGCCCGAACGCTTCCAGCATTCATCCGGTCCCGCCGTTCCAACGTATCGGTCACCGTAAAAGCCACGAACAGGACGGTGACCATCACCGTCGACAACGTCGATGACGCGATGCCCATCGTGGAAAAGGCTTTGGATGCCTGA
- a CDS encoding caspase, EACC1-associated type gives MPDALDGDFSRSRAVLIGTWDYRHLRAVPAAEHSSHRMRSLLTSPLCGNWPEDRVSVVDNRARLGELPHELVLWLCDAVDVALFYYVGHGQYDNDDRLCLALGDSSSDPVLRTTTSLTFDAVRLAFRASKAATKIAILDCCFAGLAAGQDSKLAGAPDMPRSPGFYLMMASGEFNAAWFETTAESSRPQTYFTKYLIDLTESGIPDQPAGLSLGPIFDKVADALVRDGKPAPGCRVSDHAADFVFARNRANPAALKAAPPYLAHAVFNSAPTPPHPQAHTLPDSKSCEVNPATAGDAIKLSSTDVDADGMYSAAYRLESDWNNYPKNVAKMESLYRTAAESGHTDAMSRLGLLLEGRIRPKLEQSCPGEALDGDIDAAMYWYKEAARRGNIFGAFWLGQLYEDRLGNWFDALKWYETAASGGHQGAQAALNGLQQRLALGLGPLAHAHEFEGGDR, from the coding sequence ATGCCTGACGCCCTGGATGGTGACTTCTCGCGGTCTCGGGCTGTGCTGATTGGCACCTGGGACTACCGCCACCTGCGTGCGGTGCCGGCGGCCGAGCACAGCTCTCACCGGATGCGGTCCTTACTGACCAGCCCGCTGTGCGGTAACTGGCCCGAGGACCGAGTGTCGGTCGTCGACAATCGGGCCAGACTCGGCGAGCTGCCGCACGAGCTGGTGTTGTGGTTGTGCGATGCAGTGGATGTCGCGCTGTTCTACTACGTTGGTCACGGCCAGTACGACAATGACGACAGACTCTGTCTCGCGCTGGGCGACTCCAGCAGCGACCCAGTCCTGCGTACCACCACCAGCCTCACCTTTGACGCAGTTCGTCTCGCTTTCCGGGCCAGTAAGGCGGCTACAAAGATCGCGATCCTGGACTGCTGCTTCGCCGGTCTGGCCGCCGGCCAGGACAGCAAGTTAGCCGGAGCACCAGACATGCCGCGTTCACCGGGCTTCTATCTGATGATGGCTAGCGGCGAGTTCAACGCCGCCTGGTTCGAGACCACTGCGGAGAGCTCACGACCACAGACCTACTTCACGAAGTATCTGATCGACCTCACCGAAAGCGGCATCCCAGACCAACCAGCCGGGCTCAGCCTCGGCCCGATCTTCGACAAGGTTGCCGACGCATTGGTGCGCGACGGTAAACCAGCACCCGGTTGCCGTGTCAGCGATCATGCAGCTGACTTCGTTTTCGCCCGGAACCGCGCAAATCCAGCAGCGCTCAAGGCAGCACCGCCGTATCTCGCTCACGCCGTTTTCAACTCAGCCCCGACGCCACCGCACCCGCAGGCACACACGCTGCCTGATAGCAAGTCATGCGAAGTAAATCCGGCGACGGCTGGCGACGCGATAAAACTGTCGTCCACCGATGTAGACGCCGATGGAATGTACTCGGCCGCTTACAGGCTGGAATCCGACTGGAATAACTACCCGAAAAATGTCGCCAAGATGGAATCTTTATACCGCACAGCCGCCGAGTCAGGGCACACTGACGCAATGAGCCGCTTAGGGCTTCTCCTGGAGGGCCGGATACGCCCCAAGCTCGAACAGAGTTGCCCCGGCGAGGCTCTTGATGGAGATATTGATGCGGCGATGTATTGGTACAAAGAGGCAGCACGGCGCGGCAATATCTTCGGAGCGTTTTGGCTTGGACAGCTTTACGAGGACCGGCTGGGAAACTGGTTCGATGCGCTGAAGTGGTACGAAACCGCCGCCAGCGGTGGCCACCAGGGTGCACAGGCAGCGCTGAACGGGCTGCAACAAAGACTGGCCCTCGGGCTCGGTCCACTGGCCCACGCACATGAATTCGAGGGCGGAGACCGCTAG
- a CDS encoding serine/threonine-protein kinase, whose amino-acid sequence MAGTAGRGGWKVERDCDSWTVPGYIDLKKLGKGGCGRVVIARHAATSRNVAIKYLNEELCSSTEFRTALRTEARLLSGLTSPHVTRLYEYVEAEQGAAIVMELVYGAPLSALLKKKGPTHTEAALVVLKGSLLGLAAAHGVGVVHRDYKPDNVLVNWDGRTKLVDFGIFARTGDRHTRLGTCAYMPPEQWMTEAVTPAGDVYAATVTLYECLTGERPFKGPELFDFQYQHVNEPIPVDRVPKEVRGLVRHGMAKNPALRPPSALDFLRELEWVAENAYGPDWEERGQSRLAAVAAALMPAAISRLDARLVGSSAELAHTVLTERRRSRLRRRGDVLTGAAAVGVAGLLTLMPGGWAGGSEAHAGAHTQAVTRIDALKGTGSEKETRGAERGDTGASVPDSDKGGTGGAQGGGGRGDENGAGDGHVGGAPADGGTRSGSGSGGGAGDSGTNTGGGTGTDDEEPPRDAEPPRDTEPPRDTEPPRDTEPPRDTEPPRDTEPPRDTEPPRNEDTGPRDDTGQTGGNGGGENGGTGTEGNTDGGPRHGHGSAGRTGPAEGVGPSGDTSAGGGAGAGSQGSSGPITSSQSFSTTTGNSAGGTGTGTSQGSTSAVTPRQGVPPATVEGEPG is encoded by the coding sequence GTGGCAGGAACGGCCGGTCGCGGCGGATGGAAAGTCGAACGGGATTGCGATTCATGGACGGTCCCCGGCTATATTGACTTGAAGAAACTCGGTAAAGGTGGTTGCGGGCGCGTGGTGATCGCTCGCCATGCGGCGACCAGCCGGAACGTCGCGATCAAGTACCTCAATGAGGAACTGTGTTCGAGTACGGAATTTCGCACTGCCTTGCGAACCGAGGCCCGGCTTCTCAGTGGTCTGACGTCGCCTCATGTGACGCGACTCTACGAGTACGTCGAGGCGGAGCAGGGCGCGGCCATCGTCATGGAACTGGTTTACGGCGCCCCGCTCAGTGCGTTGCTGAAGAAGAAAGGGCCCACGCACACCGAGGCCGCCCTCGTCGTGCTGAAGGGGTCCCTGCTCGGGCTGGCCGCCGCGCACGGCGTCGGTGTGGTGCACCGCGATTACAAGCCCGACAACGTGCTCGTCAACTGGGACGGCCGGACCAAGCTGGTGGACTTCGGGATCTTCGCGCGTACCGGCGACCGTCACACCCGGCTCGGCACCTGCGCCTACATGCCCCCGGAGCAGTGGATGACGGAGGCCGTCACCCCCGCCGGTGATGTGTACGCGGCGACCGTCACCCTCTACGAGTGCCTGACCGGAGAGCGCCCGTTCAAGGGGCCGGAGTTGTTCGACTTCCAGTACCAGCACGTGAACGAGCCCATACCGGTGGACCGGGTGCCGAAAGAGGTACGCGGGCTGGTTCGGCACGGCATGGCGAAGAACCCGGCGCTCCGGCCCCCGAGCGCCCTCGACTTCCTGCGGGAACTCGAGTGGGTGGCCGAGAATGCTTACGGACCCGACTGGGAGGAACGCGGTCAGAGTCGGCTGGCCGCGGTCGCAGCTGCCCTGATGCCGGCGGCGATCTCACGCCTGGACGCGCGTCTCGTGGGCTCCTCCGCCGAACTGGCCCACACCGTGCTGACCGAACGACGCCGCAGTCGGCTGCGCAGGCGGGGCGATGTGCTCACCGGCGCGGCCGCCGTGGGGGTGGCCGGGCTGCTCACTCTGATGCCCGGCGGCTGGGCGGGCGGGTCCGAAGCGCACGCCGGTGCTCACACCCAGGCCGTCACCAGGATCGACGCGCTGAAGGGCACCGGTTCGGAGAAGGAGACGCGGGGCGCCGAGCGTGGCGACACGGGCGCGTCGGTCCCGGACTCCGACAAGGGCGGCACAGGTGGCGCCCAGGGTGGCGGTGGTCGCGGAGATGAAAACGGAGCCGGAGACGGACACGTCGGTGGCGCGCCCGCCGATGGTGGCACCCGGTCCGGCTCAGGCTCCGGCGGTGGGGCTGGGGACAGCGGCACGAACACCGGCGGGGGCACCGGCACTGACGACGAGGAGCCTCCTCGTGACGCGGAGCCTCCTCGTGACACAGAGCCTCCTCGTGACACAGAGCCTCCTCGTGACACAGAGCCTCCTCGTGACACGGAGCCTCCTCGTGACACCGAGCCCCCTCGTGACACCGAGCCCCCTCGCAATGAGGACACCGGCCCCCGGGACGACACCGGCCAGACGGGCGGCAACGGCGGCGGGGAGAACGGCGGCACGGGCACCGAAGGGAATACGGATGGGGGGCCGAGGCACGGCCACGGATCAGCGGGACGCACCGGGCCCGCCGAGGGCGTGGGCCCGAGCGGTGACACCAGCGCCGGTGGCGGTGCCGGTGCCGGTTCGCAGGGGAGCTCAGGCCCGATCACCAGCTCGCAGTCTTTCAGCACCACAACCGGCAACTCCGCTGGCGGCACCGGCACCGGCACCAGCCAGGGTTCGACGTCAGCTGTGACCCCGCGGCAGGGCGTTCCGCCGGCGACCGTGGAGGGCGAGCCCGGCTGA
- a CDS encoding trypsin-like serine protease codes for MDQQRIMEIWCSMAGSGTGYLIGDRFVLTVYHVVRHAVHAHGERLEVRQLDRHGRSAWLSAKQIWPEHEPDLEADPGADAALLMITDPAWQPFTGEPVRWGRLSIDNRQRVPCLAVGFPESEHQAGIRDTKEMRGHIEPLTAVKSGLITVHVDHSAAPSQPSVTSRWAGGSGAALFCGPLLVGVVTIDRTESYQANQLTAVAVASLMERPGFRRILNSRASLALEEIAESETGERNLTAVISSAFRSAFRHAQVRIALLLALLVF; via the coding sequence ATGGACCAGCAGCGGATCATGGAGATCTGGTGCTCGATGGCCGGGAGCGGCACCGGCTATCTCATTGGCGATCGGTTCGTTCTGACGGTATATCACGTCGTGCGACATGCGGTTCACGCCCACGGCGAGCGTTTGGAAGTGCGGCAGCTAGACCGGCATGGGCGTAGTGCATGGCTATCGGCCAAGCAGATCTGGCCTGAGCATGAACCCGATCTGGAGGCCGATCCAGGCGCGGATGCCGCCCTTTTGATGATTACTGATCCAGCATGGCAGCCCTTCACGGGGGAACCGGTACGGTGGGGACGCCTCAGTATCGACAACCGCCAGCGTGTGCCGTGTCTGGCTGTAGGTTTTCCCGAGTCCGAGCATCAAGCCGGGATCCGTGACACCAAGGAGATGCGCGGTCATATCGAGCCGCTCACCGCGGTCAAATCTGGCCTGATCACTGTGCATGTGGACCACAGCGCCGCTCCCAGTCAGCCAAGCGTGACTTCTCGGTGGGCTGGTGGCTCCGGTGCCGCGCTGTTCTGCGGTCCGCTGCTGGTTGGCGTGGTGACTATCGATCGCACCGAGAGCTACCAGGCTAATCAACTCACCGCCGTTGCGGTCGCCTCGCTCATGGAGCGTCCCGGTTTCCGCCGGATTCTTAACAGCCGTGCATCTCTGGCACTGGAAGAAATCGCAGAATCAGAGACGGGAGAGAGGAACCTCACTGCAGTTATCTCCTCTGCCTTCCGGTCGGCGTTCAGGCACGCTCAAGTGCGCATTGCTTTACTCTTGGCCCTGCTAGTTTTCTGA
- a CDS encoding trypco2 family protein: MPEQPWAGLAESIRAIRAELQQAMEDGAGEDIQFIAEPVELEFSVDVRKDAEARTKVMVLPWNAEAKASYATGTVNRLKITLQPVDKQGKDAHIVAQSSQRPR, translated from the coding sequence GTGCCTGAGCAGCCATGGGCAGGCTTAGCCGAGTCAATCCGTGCCATCCGAGCAGAACTTCAGCAAGCCATGGAGGATGGGGCGGGTGAGGATATCCAGTTCATCGCCGAGCCGGTGGAGTTGGAGTTTTCGGTCGATGTTCGCAAGGATGCCGAGGCCCGCACTAAGGTGATGGTGCTGCCGTGGAACGCGGAGGCTAAGGCGAGCTATGCGACCGGGACGGTGAACCGGCTTAAGATCACCCTCCAGCCGGTGGATAAGCAGGGAAAAGACGCCCATATTGTGGCTCAGTCCTCCCAGCGCCCGCGGTAG
- the fxsT gene encoding FxSxx-COOH system tetratricopeptide repeat protein, protein MEVEFAGVRLDEDEHRRTHHGPGGEQVRDEQNGHDPALTELRRKLSDGLAKLGLNQTQLARRAELGRTTVSQAFQNGGPMPSERTVAALARALKLPVEELLALRRDASGKDATAGRRMPLPSVGRIPRKVDGFQQRVITEELTAAMAAERLVVIIGLGGVGKTQLAADWAQRRIDANDIDLVVWVDASSRDAIVSRYAEAGARFAEADPSDPGQAAERFLAWLESTPQRWLVVLDSVNQSSDLSELWPSTRNPAGRTIITARPRHSGIVGRGHRAVDVDVFTEAEAVAYLRYGLPERLADDVAGVVADLGRLPLALGQAAAYLLNQDVTCSEYRRRFADYLGQRLADLVPEWDELPDGYPTSVAVTWLLSIKAADAGRSAGLVRPVLELASVLDPGGIPTSVLTTSLARAWLSRARSIDTGAPPQELDAGAVYAALRRLHQYSLASVDPDEVRVHTLVQRVVSDGLPPGRLRYLASTAANSLIMVWPGHGRDPDFNQRLRANTEALDRYAGQHLWSADAYHPLLAKAGRSLGQVGQADAAAAYFNKLHATAAKRLGPDHPATLAARHHQVIWQVEAYDRSGLDNARQLVSDRSRVLGPSHHETYSARHTLGLALGRFGNWEAAVAELESLLADWTAILKPQHPVILKLRHNLAMSRGEAGDSAGAVAEFEAVLADTERELGPNDPETLSTRHELARWQSLGGDPARAAAEFAQLLAARERELGPNHPHTLLTRSELLVTTNLSGGDPAAAVTEFESLLADRERQLGSNHPDTLETRLVLITWRLGAGPAPKLIPELQALLDDILRVLGPRHPNAHTACDLLAHLRGNPPWTSPDELLAACLRVFGPDHSDIWQVRAECVIARKEAGDAAGLVTALEGLVNDLTHIHGPDHPDCLPIRAKLARSRADAGDLVGALADYETLLTDCLRVHGRDHAEVLAAHTDIAAIRGAAGDHAGAAAAYEELLAACLRILSPDHPHTLATRNNLARMQGDAGDATGAAASFEELLADSLRVLDPDHPLLTVIRQNFVCFRNLADELGRFTPSSEVPD, encoded by the coding sequence GTGGAAGTGGAGTTCGCAGGGGTTCGCCTGGACGAAGATGAACACCGGCGAACACATCACGGCCCCGGAGGCGAGCAGGTGCGCGACGAGCAAAACGGCCACGATCCGGCACTCACCGAGCTGCGCAGAAAGCTGAGTGACGGGCTGGCCAAGCTCGGGCTGAACCAGACGCAACTGGCCCGCCGGGCGGAGCTGGGGCGCACGACCGTGTCGCAGGCCTTCCAGAACGGCGGGCCGATGCCGTCGGAACGAACAGTGGCGGCGCTGGCCCGAGCGCTGAAGCTGCCAGTCGAAGAGTTATTGGCGCTCCGGCGGGACGCGTCCGGGAAAGACGCCACGGCCGGCAGGCGCATGCCCCTGCCGTCCGTGGGGCGGATTCCTCGCAAGGTGGACGGTTTTCAGCAACGTGTGATCACCGAGGAGCTGACCGCGGCGATGGCCGCCGAGCGGCTCGTCGTGATCATCGGGCTGGGTGGGGTGGGCAAGACCCAGCTGGCGGCAGACTGGGCGCAGCGCCGGATCGACGCCAACGACATCGACTTGGTGGTGTGGGTTGACGCCTCCTCGCGAGACGCGATCGTCTCGCGGTACGCCGAAGCCGGTGCGAGGTTCGCCGAAGCCGACCCGTCCGATCCCGGACAGGCCGCAGAACGATTCCTCGCCTGGCTGGAGAGCACGCCGCAGCGGTGGCTGGTCGTCCTCGACAGCGTGAACCAGTCCAGCGACCTCAGCGAGCTGTGGCCGTCCACGCGGAACCCTGCTGGACGCACCATCATCACTGCGCGTCCACGCCATTCCGGGATCGTCGGGCGAGGCCACCGGGCGGTCGATGTGGACGTTTTCACCGAGGCCGAGGCGGTGGCTTATCTGCGCTACGGGCTCCCGGAGCGGTTGGCCGACGATGTCGCAGGGGTCGTCGCCGATCTGGGGCGGCTGCCGCTGGCCCTTGGGCAGGCCGCCGCGTACCTCCTCAATCAGGATGTAACGTGCAGCGAGTATCGGCGCCGCTTCGCCGACTACCTCGGGCAGCGCCTCGCCGACCTGGTGCCGGAGTGGGACGAGTTGCCCGACGGGTACCCCACTTCCGTTGCGGTCACCTGGCTGCTGTCGATCAAGGCCGCAGATGCCGGCCGCTCCGCCGGTCTGGTCCGGCCCGTCCTGGAGCTGGCGAGCGTGCTCGACCCCGGCGGGATCCCGACCTCGGTGTTGACTACCAGCCTCGCCCGTGCCTGGCTGAGCCGCGCCCGTAGCATCGACACCGGCGCCCCACCCCAAGAACTCGACGCAGGCGCCGTCTACGCCGCACTACGCCGCCTCCACCAGTACAGCCTGGCCAGCGTCGACCCCGACGAGGTACGAGTGCACACGCTCGTCCAGCGTGTGGTCAGCGATGGGTTACCGCCCGGGCGGCTGCGCTACCTGGCCTCGACCGCTGCGAACTCTCTCATCATGGTCTGGCCCGGGCACGGCCGCGACCCGGACTTCAACCAGCGGTTGCGGGCCAACACGGAGGCACTCGACCGATACGCCGGCCAGCATCTGTGGAGCGCTGACGCCTACCACCCCCTCCTGGCCAAGGCCGGCCGCAGCCTCGGCCAGGTCGGCCAGGCCGACGCCGCGGCCGCGTACTTCAACAAACTGCACGCCACCGCCGCGAAGCGGCTCGGGCCCGATCACCCAGCCACCCTGGCAGCCCGCCACCACCAGGTCATCTGGCAGGTCGAGGCGTACGACAGGTCGGGCCTCGACAATGCCAGGCAGTTGGTGAGCGATCGCAGTCGGGTGCTCGGACCGAGCCATCACGAAACCTACAGCGCCCGACACACGCTGGGCCTCGCACTGGGTCGTTTCGGCAATTGGGAAGCCGCCGTGGCTGAACTCGAATCGCTGCTCGCCGACTGGACGGCAATCCTGAAACCCCAGCATCCCGTCATACTCAAACTGCGCCACAATCTCGCCATGAGCCGGGGCGAGGCCGGTGACTCGGCGGGTGCGGTCGCCGAGTTCGAGGCGGTCCTCGCCGACACCGAACGTGAGCTCGGCCCCAATGATCCCGAGACCCTCTCCACCCGCCATGAGCTGGCCCGCTGGCAGAGCCTGGGCGGGGATCCGGCCCGCGCCGCTGCCGAGTTCGCGCAGCTCCTGGCAGCCCGTGAACGCGAGCTTGGCCCCAACCACCCTCACACCCTCCTCACCCGAAGCGAACTGCTCGTCACCACCAACCTCTCCGGCGGCGACCCGGCCGCGGCGGTAACCGAGTTCGAGTCACTGCTGGCCGACCGGGAACGCCAGCTCGGCTCCAACCACCCCGACACACTCGAAACCCGCCTCGTCCTCATCACCTGGCGTCTAGGCGCCGGACCGGCTCCCAAGCTAATCCCGGAGCTGCAAGCGTTGCTTGACGACATTCTGCGGGTCCTCGGCCCACGGCACCCCAACGCGCATACGGCCTGCGACCTGCTGGCCCACCTGCGCGGCAATCCGCCATGGACCAGCCCGGACGAGCTACTTGCCGCCTGTCTGCGCGTTTTTGGCCCGGACCATTCTGATATCTGGCAGGTCCGTGCGGAATGTGTCATAGCTCGCAAGGAGGCTGGCGATGCCGCCGGCCTCGTGACCGCGCTGGAGGGACTGGTCAACGACCTCACCCACATTCACGGTCCGGACCACCCCGACTGCCTCCCAATCCGAGCGAAGCTAGCCCGGTCACGTGCGGACGCCGGAGATCTTGTCGGTGCCCTCGCCGACTACGAGACACTGCTGACCGACTGCCTTCGCGTGCATGGCCGCGACCACGCAGAGGTCCTCGCCGCCCACACTGACATCGCCGCAATCCGTGGCGCGGCCGGTGACCATGCCGGTGCCGCTGCGGCGTACGAGGAGTTGCTCGCCGCCTGCCTAAGGATTCTCAGCCCCGACCATCCCCACACGCTGGCCACCCGCAACAACCTCGCCAGGATGCAGGGTGATGCTGGCGACGCCACAGGCGCCGCCGCCTCATTCGAGGAGCTGCTCGCCGACAGCCTGCGGGTTCTCGACCCCGACCATCCGCTCCTGACCGTAATTCGGCAAAATTTCGTGTGCTTCCGCAACCTGGCCGACGAACTCGGCAGGTTTACACCTAGCAGCGAAGTTCCCGACTGA
- a CDS encoding trypco2 family protein: MAEIGLAAAIEELRQELYRAQESGVRQQFAFEVEEAQLELLLELRSDVRPEGKVSFGVASVGVNGTSASARTHKLVLKLKVRDQALGEGPEGPRNALVNNPVAKDW, translated from the coding sequence ATGGCGGAGATCGGTCTGGCCGCAGCGATCGAGGAATTGCGGCAGGAGCTGTACAGGGCGCAGGAATCGGGAGTGAGGCAGCAATTCGCCTTCGAAGTGGAGGAGGCACAGCTGGAACTGCTGCTGGAACTGCGCTCCGATGTGCGCCCAGAGGGGAAGGTGTCGTTCGGGGTGGCCTCGGTGGGTGTGAACGGGACGTCCGCCTCGGCGCGGACGCACAAGCTGGTACTGAAGCTCAAAGTCAGGGACCAGGCCCTCGGCGAGGGCCCCGAGGGACCTCGTAACGCCCTCGTGAACAACCCCGTAGCCAAGGACTGGTGA
- a CDS encoding DinB family protein has product MTRSERLAEQLDWYWHRNLRPRLNGLTDEEYFWEPVRDCWSIRPRGTSAAPMSEGSGEWTMDSASPAPVPAPVTTIAWRLAHIVVSCLGYRVGWYFGGQDVDSETFAYAGTADEALNQLDEMYGRWNAGVRELSDADLENPPTVGPERFPMETRVLHVNRELIHHGAEISLLRDLYRWQDGAAPRRT; this is encoded by the coding sequence ATGACGAGAAGCGAGCGGCTCGCGGAGCAACTGGACTGGTACTGGCACAGGAACCTGCGGCCGCGGCTGAACGGTCTCACCGACGAGGAGTACTTCTGGGAGCCGGTGCGCGACTGCTGGAGCATCCGCCCACGTGGCACGTCGGCCGCACCGATGTCGGAAGGTTCGGGGGAATGGACGATGGATTCCGCGTCCCCTGCCCCGGTGCCGGCGCCGGTGACCACGATTGCCTGGCGGCTGGCGCACATCGTCGTCTCGTGCCTGGGCTATCGGGTCGGATGGTACTTCGGCGGCCAGGACGTCGACTCCGAGACATTCGCCTACGCGGGGACCGCTGACGAGGCGCTGAATCAGCTCGATGAGATGTATGGGAGATGGAACGCGGGGGTCCGCGAGCTCTCGGACGCTGACCTGGAGAATCCGCCCACGGTGGGTCCCGAGAGGTTTCCCATGGAGACCAGGGTCCTGCACGTCAACCGGGAGCTGATCCATCACGGCGCCGAGATTTCCCTGCTGCGCGACCTCTACCGCTGGCAGGACGGAGCCGCACCGCGCCGAACATGA